The Neoarius graeffei isolate fNeoGra1 chromosome 1, fNeoGra1.pri, whole genome shotgun sequence region cgattatgagttggagaaataagtgtctacaacagcaacgcactatcacaaggtagtggtgtgaaggaaaagcattatggaattatttaccaaaaacccgttttggagcaattgcgtcggcaaaaaacagcgccccccatggacgaaaattcccaaaatgtggtatacatgacatgggaggtaggaagagggtggccgtgaagtttgaccaaatttgaggaaagattggattttttgcccaaaaatagcgcccccagtggcgaaatagcacagaaactgggtaacatgtcagaagcccaatgagtgatttgcttgtgaagtatgagcagttttgagcaattagaagatttgttatgaatttttaagcatgtaagattttgcatcgaaaattgattgacgtataacttctgaacggtttacgctacgtgaaacgtatttagtaacttttgtcagccatgtctgtagatgatgtctatcaattttggtgacattcctatgaacggtctaggaggagttgcgccgtcttcgtggccatgcatttcgcacaaaagtgaaattacctcacttcctgttgggcgtggctaatgcattggcattacatttttgtccggcttagtgagatacatatgtgtaccaaatggcatgccactactacaaactacatggcaaccaggcaccttaatgcgggaggccaaaatcacaacgagttagggggcgctatagaggccctgaggcccgcctggatctgggcttctggttctcagtagcggtggcagtctaagaaaaaggagccaaatttcgtgcgttgtcgaccatggcaagcgccccaataagggtcttgtaaagagtttgcttgccaagtctgacaaatcagaagccgcaatatcatttctgccataaccagcacacccaggggcgaaagtgcacaaaatttggcgtacatgtcaggtgagctatgaagagtttgcgtatgaagtttgatgacaattgagtaaatagaagatgagatatagatttttgaagaataaattttttggtttttcccatgtcagtaggtggcgctatgctgtacatgagcgattatgagttggaaaaggaagtgtctacaacagcaacgcactatcacaaggtagtggtgtgaaggaaaagcattatggaattatttaccaaaaacccgttctggagcaattgcgtcggccaaaaacagcgccccccatggacgaaaatttccaaaacgtggtatacatgacatgggaggtagtaagagggtggccgtgaagtttgaccaaattcgaggaaagattggaatttttgcccaaaaatagcgcccccagtggcgaaatatcacagaaattgggtaacatgtcagaagcccaatgagtgatttgcgtgtgaagtatgagcagttttgagcaatcagcagatttgttatgaatttttaagcatgtaaaattttgcatcgaaaattgattgacgtataacttctgaacggttgatcctacgtgaaacctatttagtaacttttgtcagccatgtctgtagatgatgtgtatcaattttggtgacagtcctatgaacggtctaggaggagttgcgccgtcttcgtggccatgcatttcgcacaaaagtgaaattacctcacttcctgttgggcgtggctaatgcattggcattagatttttgtccggcttagtgagatacatatgcataccaaatggcatgccactactacaaactacatggcacccaggcaccttaatgcgggaggccaaaatcacaacgacttagggggcgctatagaggccctgagccccggccaagtttgggcttttggttctgagtagcggtggcaattctcggaactggtgccaaatttcgtgcgttttcgcccatggcaagcaccccgaaaatggcccaacagcggagaaaaataaagaagaagaagaagaagaagaagaagacggaagaataataatagtgaactcttacaagaacaatagggccttcgcccatagggctcgggccctaattaaagccgcaagcagcctcgacgggccctcgcgccagcggccaagggggtcgggggcatgcgtccccgccaaaaaccttccacagcttcttcggcaagagacattactcccgcaatggcgacaaagaacagaattggacacatggcaacgatagggtctcgcactgttcggtgctcgggccctaataataatagcgccctaataagggtcttgtaaagagtttgcttgccaagtgtgacaaatcagaagctgcaatatcatttttgccataaccagcacccccaggggcgaaagtgcacaaaattaggcgtacatgtcaggtgagctatgaagagtttgcgtatgaagtttgatgacaattgagtaaatagaagatgagatatagatttttgaagaataaaatttttggtttttccccatgtcagtaggtggcgctatgctgtacatgagcgattatgagttggaaaaataagtgtctacaacagcaacgcactatcacaaggtagtggtgtgaaggaaaagcattatggaattatttaccaaaaacccgttttggagcaaatgcgtcggccaaaaacagtgcccccccatggacaaaaattcccaaaatgtggtatacatgacatgggaggtagtaagagggtggccgtgaagtttgaccaaatttgaggaaagactggaatttttgcccaaaaatagcgcccccagtggcgaaatatcacagaaagtggttaacatgtcagaagcccaatgagtgatctgtgtgtgaagtatgagcagttttgagcaagtagaagatttgttatgaatttttaagcatgtaaaatgttgcattgaaaattgattgacgtagaacttctgaacggtttatgctacgtgaaacctatttagtaacttttgtcagccatgtctgtagatgatgtgtatcaattttggtgacattcctatgaacggtctaggaggagttgcgccgtcttcgtggccatgcatttcgcacaaaagtgaaattacctcacttcctgttgggcgtggctaatgcattggcattacatttttgtccggcttagtgagatacatatgcgtaccaaattgcatgccactactacaaactatatggcaaccaggcaccttaatgcgggaggccaaaatcacaacgacttagggggcgctatggaggccctgagccccggccaagtttgggcttctggttctgagtagcggtggcaattctcggaactggtgccaaatttcgtgcgttttcgcccatggcaagcgccccgaaaatggcccaaaagcggagaaaaataaagaagaagaagaagacggaagaagaagaagacggaagaataataatagtgaactcttacaagaacaatagggccttcgcccatagggctcgggccctaataatagtgaactcttacaagaacaatagggccttcgcccatagggctcgggccctaattactgTCTGCCAGCCTGCAGGGGCCTCTAAACAAGCCCTAATAATCAAATTCAAGATTTCAGTGTCCTGTGCCGGTTTGAACAGGGAGGGACAACAAACACTCAGTGTATAAGTGTATGTAATATTGCATGCATAAataatattatataaataaatatattattgttGTTCGTGGCCATGAAAGGATTTGGAGAAGTCGCTATTCGTCCTCTTTCACATCCAGTACATGAGACTTCACAATTGGCAAATTCCATTACGATTGAGAGCACAGAGAGACGAGGCTCCACCCAAcctgagagcatggccaattttgctctcttgatcaccatggatggctgtggcatctttGTAAAACTTAACTCTGGTTCCAGTCTTTTCTGTCAACAACTACAACACTGCAGCACCATTTCTGTCGTGTTCAGTGTTTCATGAGGCTTCATGAAACCTCTGAAACCTGTAAGGTGTAATCTGAGGAGCGCCAGAGAGCCACTGCTGAGCCATTGAGCAGGACCGTTAATTATCAACCGCACAGCTTGGGGACTTGACTTGGATTCATAAAAGCACCTGCCCGTGGACACGGTTCCTACGAGGGCCGTTCAGCATTCACTTGGGCCATGGTGACCCTGAAGCAGGGCTGAAACAGTTGCTCGGGCTCGGCCTTCTGCTCAACACAGTCAAGTTTGCTACATGGGAAATGTTTGCGGAAAACGTGCGGTCCGTCGGAATGGTTGGGAATAGAACTCGGCTCACAACctgcaaacaaacatgatgcgttACACTGcgtccatttctttttttttttttaactttctacAAGATTTCATGCATATATTTTTATCAAAGAAAATGATTTTGGAGAATTCTGGACTGGTATTCCTTTGTTATTATATTGCATTTTGTACATTTTCACGTGTGTAGTATTTTCATGTGGGTTTTGCCGTGATGTTCACTGACCCGCTTCGCCGAGAGGAAGGCCGCTGTCCAGCCGACTGGGTTTAGTGCTGATAAAGAGGATGCAgagagcacaaacagtgacaAGGAAGGCCACGAGAACAACCGCAGCTACGGACAGACCTACGAGAGCACCAATACTGCGAAAGGGGAAAAGAGGAAGAGATGGATAAATGAACAGAGAATTGATGATGAAGAAGTCAGACAGCTGAACTGCCAGTAAATGTTTTAGTCACTTTCTCGATCAGGCAGGAGGACGCCATCCTACAACACAATACCATCATCAGAATATTGTCTGTAACTGATCATGATCGTAGTTGACAGGTTTACACTCACTGGAACTTGTTATTGATTCGAAGATTCCTGTTctaggctgcaggagtggaacacaatgtggtgttctctctctgttgcgtgctgagatgcttttctgctcatcacagttgtaaaCAGTTGCTACGagttgttatatccttcctggcaaaaaagctcgaaccaatctggccattttcctccgacctctctaatcaacaaggcgtttgtttccacccacagaactgtcgctcactcactcagtgttttttgttttccgcaccattctgtgtaaactctagagactgttgtgtgtgaaaacctcaggagatcagcagtttctgaaatactcaaaccagcagtccatctgcttcaaaccaacacccataccacagcgaaagaaagtcacactttgagatcacaatttttcccattctgatgtttgaagtgaacattaactgaagctcttgatttgtatctgcatgatttgatgcgttgtgctgctgtcaaaggattggctgattagagaactgcagaaaacaaagTAGCAGGtggatgtacagttgtggtcagaagtttacatacagtaacatgAATGCCATCCtggatatgaatatcatggcaatatttgcgctttcagtcatttctttgaactgttctttttctgtggcagaatgattgtatagcatacagctttaataaaaaaaaaaaacactagaatttggtgcacaagttttaattttctttgggttttctgaaatcaacacagggtcaaaaatttacatatgctcacttagattattaattcacaggtgctgaaacttccaaaatgtctcttatgttGCCAGTAccgaggcctcttaacttcctgttagtgatcatgattgactacagctggtagcttctctgcgccttcataaaaagggtttgtttacagcactcattggattgaccaacacacagtaaaatgggaaagtccaaggagctcagtgcagatctgagaaagaggatcgcagatatacacaactccggaatgtctcttggagccgtttctaaacaactgcaaattccaagaccagttcaaacaattgtatccaagttattatgaggtgtagtcactttgccaagccactttgcttcaagaaaacccaaactctcaccctcagctgaaaggaaattggtttggatggtcaggaaccaccatggcacagccctgccatgaactggaagctgatggatcactgtctacagttcagatcaccatggactaagaggctgctatccaagaaataactccctgctccaaaattgacac contains the following coding sequences:
- the LOC132891247 gene encoding protein shisa-like-2A, with product MSAVCSSYYTVAKELVSAFTCPKAGGDERAQFCCGFNDIKYCCDDPNSFFPYEYGYMWWLSIGALVGLSVAAVVLVAFLVTVCALCILFISTKPSRLDSGLPLGEAGCEPSSIPNHSDGPHVFRKHFPCSKLDCVEQKAEPEQLFQPCFRVTMAQVNAERPS